From a single Cryptococcus neoformans var. neoformans B-3501A chromosome 3, whole genome shotgun sequence genomic region:
- a CDS encoding hypothetical protein (HMMPfam hit to IF4E, Eukaryotic initiation factor 4E, score: 185.6, E(): 9.9e-53), which produces MTSTAIPPAAVAANNNTLNSALAAEQISSPASPVDKPVDEKKQLEEGEIEENPSEGDSQTKTIFDDASKFNVKHPLFSTWTLYFDSPQSKSLPKTPQTTPAMPQGSHGWMADIRKVVSFDSVEEFWGLYNNIIPPSQLPGKANYYLFKNGIIPAWEDPQNKNGGKWSIQVPKNSESKSSIDRMWLYTMLAAIGETFETASTDSENAPSPTQSDLITGVIVSPRPAFYRISIWTREASDVNVPDTDAIKARLLNIGKHFKTSVLGYELEQKLTEGGFQTELTFDAHKDSEKKVNKNKFTV; this is translated from the exons ATGACCTCAACAGCCATACCCCCTGCAGCGGTTGCGGCCAACAACAACACTCTCAATAGCGCCCTCGCCGCTGAACAAATTTCAAGTCCCGCTTCACCAGTCGACAAGCCCgtggatgaaaagaaacagcttgaagaaggcgagattgaagagaatCCTTCAGAAGGCGACTCCCAAACAAAGACCATTTTTGATGATGCCAGTAAATTCAATGTTAAG CACCCATTGTTTTCCACTTGGACTCTTTACTTCGATTCCCCTCAATCAAAGTCTCTCCCTAAAACCCCTCAGACTACCCCCGCTATGCCCCAGGGATCCCATGGCTGGATGGCGGATATCCGAAAGGTCGTGTCGTTCGACAGTGTGGAAGAGTTCTGGGGTCTCTATAACAACATCattcctccctcccagcTCCCTGGTAAAGCCAACTATTATCTTTTCAAA AATGGCATTATTCCGGCCTGGGAAGACCCTCAAAACAAGAATGGTGGAAAATGGTCTATTCAAGTACCCAAGAACAGCGAAAGCAAAAGTTCCATTGACAGAATGTGGCTCTATACG ATGCTTGCTGCGATTGGCGAAACTTTCGAGACAGCCTCCACCGACTCTGAGAATGCCCCTTCCCCTACCCAATCAGATCTCATCACCGGCGTGATCGTCTCTCCTCGTCCCGCTTT CTATCGAATTTCCATTTGGACTCGCGAGGCCAGCGATGTTAACGTTCCCGACACTGATGCGATCAAGGCTCGTCTGCTCAACATCGGCAAACACTTCAAGACAAGTGTCTTAGGGTACGAACTTGAGCAGAAGCTCACAGAGGGGGGCTTCCAAACAGAGCTCACTTTCGATGCTCACAAAGATTCTGAAAAGAAAGTGAACAAGAACAAATTCACTGTGTAA